The following proteins come from a genomic window of Pseudomonas putida:
- the aroE gene encoding shikimate dehydrogenase: protein MDQYVVFGNPIGHSKSPLIHRLFAEQTGQDLEYATLLAPLDEFSDCARGFFKQGRGANVTVPFKEEAYRLCDSLTPRAQRAGAVNTLSKLADGSLRGDNTDGAGLVRDLTVNAGVELTGKRILILGAGGAVRGVLEPILAHDPQSLVIANRTLEKAEQLAREFDEMGPVMASGFAWLQEPVDVIINATSASLSGELPPIADSLVEAGRTVCYDMMYGKEPTPFCQWASKLGAAKVLDGLGMLAEQAAEAFFIWRGVRPETAPVLAELRRQLARG from the coding sequence ATGGACCAGTACGTCGTATTTGGTAATCCGATCGGCCACAGCAAGTCGCCGTTGATTCACCGCCTGTTCGCCGAACAGACCGGCCAGGACTTGGAGTACGCCACCCTGCTGGCGCCGCTAGACGAGTTCAGTGACTGCGCCCGGGGCTTTTTCAAGCAAGGCCGTGGCGCCAACGTGACCGTGCCATTCAAGGAAGAGGCCTACCGCCTGTGTGACAGCCTCACCCCGCGCGCCCAACGGGCCGGGGCGGTGAACACCTTGAGCAAGCTGGCCGATGGCTCGCTGCGGGGCGATAACACTGATGGCGCCGGCCTGGTGCGCGACCTTACAGTGAATGCCGGGGTTGAACTGACTGGCAAACGTATTCTGATCCTTGGCGCCGGCGGCGCAGTGCGCGGCGTGCTGGAGCCGATCCTGGCGCATGACCCTCAGTCCTTGGTAATTGCCAACCGCACACTGGAAAAGGCCGAGCAGCTGGCACGCGAGTTCGATGAGATGGGGCCGGTGATGGCTAGCGGTTTCGCCTGGCTGCAGGAGCCGGTGGACGTGATCATCAACGCCACGTCGGCGAGCCTGTCCGGCGAGCTGCCGCCGATTGCCGACAGCCTGGTCGAGGCCGGGCGCACCGTGTGCTACGACATGATGTATGGCAAGGAGCCGACGCCATTCTGCCAGTGGGCCAGCAAGCTGGGGGCGGCCAAGGTGCTGGATGGGCTGGGCATGTTGGCAGAGCAGGCGGCGGAGGCGTTCTTCATCTGGCGTGGGGTACGTCCGGAAACGGCGCCGGTGCTGGCTGAGTTGCGCCGGCAGCTCGCTCGGGGCTGA
- a CDS encoding SulP family inorganic anion transporter, with translation MPRLNHLLPFLTWLPRQSGRSLREDLLVGLSGAILALPQSIAYALIAGLPAEYGLYAAIVPVLVACLWGSSWYLICGPTAAISIVLYASISPLAVAGSADYVTLVLLLTFLAGIFQLLLGLLRFGALVNFVSHSVVLGFTLGAAIVIALGQLPNLLGMDLPSQATAFKTVQDLASHAGEVDLPSLILGLGTVLVGMAFKLWRPRWPSLLISLIVISLVAWLLPGFFGHVPRVPAFTGQLPPVSPLPLLDVELMLRLLPSAVAVGMLGLVTSLSIARSLSARSEQLIDADQEIRAQGMSNIVGSFFSGYLSSGSFTRSGLSYDAGARSPMAGVFSALWVALFAVTGAGLIAHLPIPAMAGSILLICWGLVDHRGIRALFRVSRSEFLVMALTAAATLLLELQTAIYAGVLASLFFYLKRTSRPRVQQSREGQADVLRVGGSIFFGAAHYLQVRLQRCQGPHVVIDARQVNFIDYSGVDMLHREARRLRRAGGSLTLLRARPQVVEELQKLEGVELCPIQFAE, from the coding sequence ATGCCCCGCTTAAACCACCTGCTGCCCTTCTTGACCTGGCTGCCCCGTCAATCGGGCCGCAGCCTGCGCGAGGACCTGCTGGTCGGCCTGAGCGGTGCCATCCTTGCCCTGCCGCAATCCATCGCCTATGCCCTGATCGCCGGCCTGCCTGCCGAATATGGTCTTTATGCGGCCATCGTGCCGGTATTGGTCGCCTGCCTGTGGGGCTCGTCCTGGTACCTGATTTGCGGACCGACCGCCGCCATCTCCATCGTCCTTTACGCCAGCATCAGCCCCTTGGCGGTGGCCGGTAGTGCCGATTACGTGACCCTTGTGCTGCTGCTGACCTTTCTCGCTGGCATCTTCCAACTGCTGCTCGGGCTGCTACGCTTCGGCGCACTGGTCAATTTCGTTTCCCATTCGGTGGTGCTTGGCTTCACCCTGGGCGCCGCCATCGTCATTGCCCTCGGCCAGTTACCCAACCTGCTGGGTATGGACTTGCCGAGCCAGGCCACGGCGTTTAAAACAGTACAAGACTTGGCAAGCCATGCTGGTGAGGTCGACTTGCCGTCCTTGATACTGGGCTTGGGCACCGTCCTTGTCGGTATGGCCTTCAAACTTTGGCGGCCACGCTGGCCGAGCCTGTTGATAAGCCTCATCGTAATCAGCCTGGTGGCGTGGCTGCTGCCTGGTTTCTTCGGCCATGTACCGCGGGTGCCAGCGTTCACCGGCCAGCTCCCCCCAGTCAGCCCACTGCCGTTACTGGATGTGGAGCTGATGCTGCGCCTGCTGCCCAGTGCCGTGGCGGTGGGCATGCTGGGCCTGGTAACCAGCCTGTCGATTGCCCGTTCGCTGTCGGCACGCTCCGAACAGCTTATCGACGCCGACCAGGAAATCCGCGCCCAGGGGATGTCGAACATCGTCGGTTCATTTTTTTCCGGCTACCTGTCTTCTGGCTCCTTCACCCGCTCTGGGCTCAGCTACGACGCTGGCGCCCGCTCGCCCATGGCCGGGGTGTTCTCGGCGCTTTGGGTGGCGCTGTTCGCCGTCACCGGTGCAGGGTTGATCGCACACCTGCCGATACCGGCCATGGCCGGCAGTATCCTGCTGATCTGCTGGGGCCTGGTGGACCACCGGGGCATCCGTGCGCTGTTCAGGGTCAGCCGGTCGGAGTTCCTGGTTATGGCCCTGACTGCTGCAGCAACCTTGCTGCTGGAGCTGCAGACAGCGATTTATGCCGGTGTGCTGGCTTCGCTGTTCTTCTACCTCAAGCGCACTTCACGGCCACGCGTGCAGCAGAGCCGCGAAGGGCAGGCCGACGTGCTGCGGGTGGGCGGGTCGATCTTCTTCGGTGCGGCGCACTACCTGCAGGTGCGCCTGCAGCGTTGCCAGGGCCCGCATGTGGTGATCGATGCACGCCAGGTGAATTTCATCGATTACTCGGGTGTGGACATGTTGCACCGCGAGGCACGGCGGTTGCGCCGGGCCGGAGGGAGCCTGACCTTGCTTCGGGCAAGGCCGCAGGTGGTCGAGGAATTGCAGAAGCTGGAAGGGGTGGAGCTTTGCCCCATTCAATTTGCGGAGTGA
- the choX gene encoding choline ABC transporter substrate-binding protein — MQKFSTIVFALALSLGTATAHAENAQCSTVRMADPGWSDIATTNAIARLLLESLGYQVKIDSLAVPIIYGGLKDGKVDAFLGNWMPAHQGFHDKFVANGDVHQLSRNLEGTEFTLAVPDYVWDAGVKSFADLQQHADQFDKKLYGIGSGAPANLSLKEIIDKNEFDLGQWKLVESSEQAMLAQVDRAVKKNQYITFLGWTPHPMNVKLKMHYLTGGEKWFGSKGEVYTLTRKGYPQACPNPAKLLGNLTFTLDMENSIMAEVVDKKISFDEAAKAWVKAHPDLLQKWLDGVTTSSGGDAKEAVNAKL, encoded by the coding sequence ATGCAGAAGTTCTCCACCATCGTGTTCGCCCTGGCCCTGAGCCTGGGCACCGCCACGGCCCACGCCGAAAACGCGCAATGCAGCACCGTAAGGATGGCCGACCCCGGCTGGAGCGACATCGCCACTACCAACGCCATCGCCCGCTTGCTTCTGGAGAGCCTGGGCTATCAGGTGAAGATCGACAGCCTGGCGGTGCCGATCATCTACGGCGGCCTAAAGGACGGTAAGGTCGATGCCTTCCTGGGTAACTGGATGCCGGCGCATCAGGGTTTTCATGACAAGTTCGTTGCCAATGGCGATGTGCACCAGCTGTCGCGCAACCTTGAAGGCACCGAGTTCACCCTGGCGGTACCCGATTACGTGTGGGATGCCGGCGTGAAAAGCTTCGCCGACCTGCAACAGCATGCCGATCAGTTCGACAAGAAGCTGTACGGAATCGGCTCGGGCGCGCCCGCCAACCTGTCGCTGAAGGAGATCATCGACAAGAATGAATTCGATCTCGGCCAATGGAAGCTGGTCGAATCAAGCGAACAGGCAATGCTGGCGCAGGTCGACCGCGCCGTGAAGAAAAACCAGTACATCACCTTCCTGGGCTGGACCCCGCACCCGATGAACGTAAAACTGAAGATGCATTACCTGACGGGCGGGGAGAAGTGGTTCGGCAGCAAGGGTGAGGTCTATACCCTGACGCGCAAAGGTTATCCACAAGCCTGCCCTAACCCCGCAAAATTGTTGGGTAACCTGACATTCACCCTGGACATGGAAAACAGCATCATGGCTGAGGTTGTAGATAAGAAGATCAGTTTCGATGAAGCGGCCAAGGCGTGGGTCAAGGCGCATCCAGATCTGCTTCAAAAGTGGCTTGATGGAGTGACCACCAGTTCTGGCGGCGATGCCAAAGAGGCTGTCAACGCCAAACTCTGA
- the betC gene encoding choline-sulfatase: MTQPNILFIMADQMAAPILPIYGPSPIQMPHLSRLADQAVVFDSAYCNSPLCAPSRFTLVSGQLPSRIGAYDNAADFPADIPTYAHYLRRLGYRTALSGKMHFCGPDQLHGYEERLTSDIYPADYGWAVNWDAPDKRASWYHNMSSVLQAGPCVRTNQLDFDEEVVFKARQYLYDHVRENDGRPFCLTVSMTHPHDPYTIPKRYWDRYEGVDIPMPRTEFGQHELDPHSQRLLKVYDLWNKPLPVDKIRDARRAYFGACSYIDDNIGQLLQTLEECNLADDTLVVFSGDHGDMLGERGLWYKMHWFEMSARVPLLVHAPKRFAPTRVSASVSTCDLLPTLVELAGGTVDKSLHLDGQSLLGHLQGQGGHDQVIGEYMAEGTVGPLMMIRRGSYKFVYSEDDPCLLYDLSRDPHERENLTGSPDHQALLQAFVDEARQRWDIPGLRQQVLASQRRRRLVAEALAIGKLKSWDHQPLVDASQQYMRNHIDLDDLERKARYPQPAPLD; the protein is encoded by the coding sequence ATGACGCAACCGAATATCCTGTTCATCATGGCCGACCAGATGGCCGCGCCGATCTTGCCGATATATGGCCCTTCACCGATTCAGATGCCCCATCTGAGCCGCCTGGCCGATCAGGCGGTGGTGTTCGATTCTGCCTACTGCAACAGCCCGCTGTGCGCACCCTCGCGCTTTACCCTGGTAAGCGGCCAGTTGCCCAGTCGTATTGGCGCCTACGACAACGCCGCCGACTTCCCGGCCGATATCCCGACCTACGCCCACTACCTGCGCCGGCTCGGCTACCGCACCGCGCTGTCGGGCAAGATGCATTTCTGCGGCCCGGACCAGTTGCACGGCTACGAAGAACGCTTGACCAGCGACATCTACCCCGCCGACTACGGCTGGGCAGTTAACTGGGATGCCCCGGACAAGCGCGCAAGCTGGTATCACAACATGTCATCGGTATTGCAGGCCGGCCCTTGCGTGCGTACTAACCAGCTGGATTTCGACGAAGAAGTGGTATTCAAGGCCCGTCAGTACCTTTACGACCATGTCCGCGAGAACGATGGTCGGCCGTTCTGCCTCACCGTGTCCATGACCCACCCCCACGACCCGTACACCATCCCCAAGCGCTACTGGGATCGCTACGAGGGTGTGGATATCCCCATGCCCCGTACCGAATTCGGCCAGCACGAACTCGACCCGCACTCACAGCGCCTGCTCAAGGTGTACGACCTGTGGAACAAGCCCCTGCCTGTGGACAAGATCCGCGATGCACGCCGTGCCTACTTCGGTGCCTGCAGCTACATCGACGACAACATCGGCCAGCTGTTGCAGACCCTGGAGGAGTGCAACCTGGCCGACGACACCCTGGTCGTTTTCTCTGGCGATCACGGCGACATGCTTGGCGAGCGCGGGCTCTGGTACAAGATGCACTGGTTCGAGATGTCGGCGCGGGTGCCGCTGCTGGTCCACGCGCCCAAGCGCTTCGCCCCGACGCGGGTCAGTGCTTCGGTATCGACCTGCGACCTGCTGCCGACGCTGGTCGAGCTTGCCGGCGGTACTGTGGATAAAAGCTTGCATCTGGACGGCCAATCGCTGCTCGGCCACCTGCAAGGGCAGGGTGGCCATGACCAAGTGATCGGCGAGTACATGGCCGAGGGTACCGTCGGACCATTGATGATGATCCGCCGTGGCTCGTACAAGTTCGTGTACAGCGAAGACGACCCATGTTTACTCTATGACCTGAGCCGCGACCCGCACGAGCGGGAGAACCTCACCGGCAGCCCGGACCATCAGGCGCTGCTGCAGGCATTTGTCGACGAAGCACGCCAGCGCTGGGATATCCCCGGCCTGCGCCAGCAGGTACTGGCCAGCCAGCGGCGCCGCCGCCTGGTTGCCGAAGCGCTGGCCATCGGCAAACTGAAAAGCTGGGACCACCAACCGCTGGTGGATGCCAGCCAACAGTACATGCGCAACCACATCGATCTCGACGACCTCGAGCGCAAGGCACGTTATCCACAGCCCGCACCCCTGGATTGA
- a CDS encoding choline sulfate utilization transcriptional regulator — protein MFDHLADLSLDALRVFEAAARLRGFTAAALELGTTQPAVSQQVKRLEARLGTRLFDRIYRGIALTDAGQLLFEQVHQGLQAMDDGIAQASGRGQREVLQVATDFAFAAFWLMPRLQRFHDAYPQVDVSLVTGERSQGMLRPDIDVAVLFGDGRFHQGESRWLFDEEVFPVCSPRLTHGKPLSAAALQRLPLLHLRGEQASRWFDWAGVFRGFGVQSPPPPGQLRFDNYTLLVQAAIAGQGVAIGWRHLVDGLVEQGLLCRPLEGSLRSARGYYVVLPPRKRRGALIERFVDWLEDERSQ, from the coding sequence ATGTTTGATCACCTTGCCGACTTGTCGCTCGACGCATTGCGCGTTTTCGAGGCCGCTGCCCGCTTGCGTGGTTTCACGGCTGCGGCGCTGGAGTTGGGCACTACCCAGCCGGCGGTAAGCCAGCAGGTCAAACGGCTGGAGGCTCGGTTGGGCACGCGTCTGTTTGACCGTATCTACCGCGGCATCGCGCTGACCGATGCCGGGCAGCTATTGTTCGAGCAGGTTCATCAAGGCCTGCAGGCCATGGATGACGGCATTGCCCAAGCCAGCGGGCGGGGCCAGCGCGAAGTACTGCAGGTGGCCACCGATTTCGCCTTCGCAGCGTTCTGGCTGATGCCGCGGTTGCAGCGGTTCCACGACGCTTATCCACAGGTGGACGTTAGCCTGGTGACCGGTGAGCGCAGCCAGGGGATGCTGCGGCCGGATATCGATGTGGCGGTGTTGTTTGGGGATGGGCGGTTCCATCAAGGCGAGAGCCGCTGGCTGTTCGATGAAGAAGTATTCCCGGTCTGCAGCCCTCGGCTGACTCATGGCAAACCCTTGTCAGCCGCGGCTTTGCAACGCTTGCCACTGCTTCATCTGCGTGGCGAACAGGCCAGCCGCTGGTTCGACTGGGCGGGGGTGTTTCGTGGCTTTGGCGTGCAAAGCCCGCCGCCGCCCGGGCAGCTTCGGTTCGATAACTACACGCTGTTGGTCCAGGCGGCAATTGCCGGGCAAGGGGTAGCGATCGGCTGGCGGCATCTGGTCGATGGGCTGGTCGAGCAAGGGTTGCTGTGCCGGCCGCTGGAGGGGAGCTTGCGCTCGGCGCGGGGGTATTACGTGGTGTTGCCGCCGCGCAAGCGGCGTGGGGCGCTGATCGAGCGGTTTGTGGATTGGCTGGAAGATGAGCGGAGTCAGTGA
- a CDS encoding NAD(P)H-binding protein encodes MKNAETPVFKLVLFGAESSLGSALMVELLSRQHEVTAVVDDLNRHAPRPGLHFKIGGLGDADQAEQGAAGGSAVIALLSALASGDLAAQGRMSEALVAGLSRTTIRRVLLVGDFDVLDAPGKYTEAERECVDQVVDALQRSPLHWTLINAPQALMDLERMAAGMADMLELDLHRGEHLNFVT; translated from the coding sequence GTGAAAAATGCCGAAACCCCAGTATTCAAGCTGGTGCTGTTCGGGGCTGAAAGCAGCCTGGGCAGTGCCCTGATGGTCGAGTTGCTGTCACGTCAGCACGAGGTCACTGCCGTGGTCGATGACCTCAACCGCCATGCTCCGCGCCCGGGCCTGCATTTTAAGATAGGCGGGCTGGGTGATGCCGACCAGGCGGAGCAGGGCGCAGCAGGGGGCTCGGCGGTGATTGCCCTGTTGTCGGCGCTGGCGTCGGGTGACCTTGCAGCGCAAGGTCGGATGAGCGAAGCGTTGGTGGCCGGGCTTTCTCGCACGACTATACGCCGGGTGCTGCTGGTGGGCGATTTTGATGTGCTGGATGCGCCGGGCAAGTACACCGAAGCGGAGCGTGAGTGCGTGGACCAGGTTGTGGATGCACTGCAACGCAGCCCTTTGCACTGGACATTGATCAATGCGCCACAGGCACTGATGGACCTGGAGCGAATGGCGGCGGGGATGGCCGATATGCTCGAGCTGGATCTGCATCGGGGCGAGCATCTGAACTTCGTGACGTAG
- a CDS encoding DOPA 4,5-dioxygenase family protein, translating to MQRIKGYHAHVYYDASTIEQARELCEEAARLFPVTMGRMHEKPVGPHPDWSCQLAFGPEVLGVVLPWLALYRKGLVVFLHPLTGDELADHRDHAIWMGALRPLKLSVFGG from the coding sequence GTGCAGAGGATCAAGGGCTATCACGCCCACGTTTATTACGACGCATCGACTATCGAGCAAGCGCGTGAGCTGTGCGAGGAGGCGGCGCGGCTGTTCCCCGTGACCATGGGGCGCATGCACGAGAAGCCGGTCGGGCCGCACCCGGACTGGAGCTGCCAGCTGGCGTTCGGGCCGGAGGTGTTGGGCGTGGTGTTGCCGTGGTTGGCGTTGTATCGCAAGGGGTTGGTGGTGTTTCTGCACCCGCTGACCGGGGATGAGCTGGCGGATCACCGCGATCATGCGATCTGGATGGGGGCTTTGCGGCCTTTGAAGTTGTCGGTTTTTGGCGGTTAG
- the trpA gene encoding tryptophan synthase subunit alpha, with amino-acid sequence MSRLEQRFAELKAEGRSALVTFVTAGDPGYDASLQILKGLPAAGADVIELGMPFTDPMADGVAIQLATLRALEAGQNLAKTLQMVREFRVDNQATPIVLMGYYNPIHRFGVEKFVAEAKEAGVDGLIIVDLPPEHDAELATPAQAAGIDFIRLTTPTTDDARLPRVLERSSGFVYYVSVAGVTGAGSATTEHVTEAIARLRRHTDLPISVGFGIRTPEQAAAIARLADGVVVGSALVDKIAQAKDADQAVADVLSLCSALAEGVRGARR; translated from the coding sequence ATGAGCCGTCTTGAACAACGCTTTGCCGAGCTGAAAGCCGAAGGCCGCTCCGCACTGGTAACCTTCGTCACCGCCGGCGACCCTGGCTACGATGCCTCACTGCAGATCCTCAAGGGCCTGCCGGCGGCCGGTGCCGATGTGATCGAACTGGGCATGCCGTTCACCGACCCGATGGCCGATGGCGTAGCCATCCAGCTGGCCACGCTGCGTGCGCTGGAAGCAGGCCAGAACCTGGCCAAGACCCTGCAGATGGTGCGTGAATTCCGCGTCGACAACCAGGCCACACCGATCGTGCTGATGGGTTACTACAACCCGATCCACCGCTTTGGTGTAGAGAAATTCGTCGCAGAAGCCAAAGAAGCGGGTGTCGATGGCCTGATCATCGTCGACCTGCCGCCGGAGCACGATGCTGAGCTCGCCACCCCGGCCCAGGCCGCTGGCATCGACTTCATTCGCCTGACCACCCCAACCACCGACGATGCGCGCCTGCCACGGGTGCTGGAGCGCAGCTCCGGGTTCGTCTATTACGTGTCGGTGGCAGGCGTGACCGGCGCCGGCTCGGCAACCACCGAGCACGTGACCGAAGCCATCGCCCGCCTGCGTCGGCATACCGATCTGCCGATCAGCGTTGGCTTCGGCATTCGTACACCAGAGCAGGCCGCAGCGATTGCGCGCCTGGCTGATGGCGTGGTGGTGGGGTCGGCGCTGGTCGACAAGATCGCCCAGGCCAAGGACGCCGATCAGGCCGTTGCCGATGTATTGAGCCTGTGCTCTGCGCTGGCTGAAGGTGTGCGCGGCGCTCGACGCTGA
- the trpB gene encoding tryptophan synthase subunit beta, with the protein MTQSQYRPGPDANGLFGSFGGRYVAETLMPLVLDLAREYEAAKADPKFLEELAYFQRDYIGRPNPLYFAERLTEHCGGAKIFFKREELNHTGAHKVNNCIGQVLLAKRMGKKRLIAETGAGMHGVATATVAARFGLPCVIYMGATDIERQQANVFRMKLLGAEIVPVTAGTGTLKDAMNEALRDWVTNVDDTFYLIGTVAGPHPYPAMVRDFQSIIGKETRAQLQEKEGRLPDSLIACVGGGSNAMGLFHEFLEDESVKIIGVEAGGHGVNTGKHAASLNGGVPGVLHGNRTYLLQDDDGQITDAHSISAGLDYPGIGPEHAYLHEVKRVEYVSITDDEALDAFHATCRLEGIIPALETSHALAEAIKRAPNLPKDHLMVICLSGRGDKDMQTVMNHMAAQEKQA; encoded by the coding sequence ATGACCCAGTCCCAATACCGCCCCGGCCCCGACGCCAACGGCCTGTTCGGCTCGTTCGGTGGCCGCTATGTGGCCGAAACCCTGATGCCGCTGGTGCTGGATCTGGCCCGCGAATACGAAGCCGCCAAGGCCGACCCCAAGTTCCTCGAAGAACTGGCCTACTTCCAGCGCGACTACATCGGCCGCCCCAACCCGCTGTATTTCGCCGAGCGCCTGACCGAGCATTGCGGCGGCGCCAAGATTTTCTTCAAACGTGAAGAGCTCAACCACACCGGCGCGCACAAGGTGAACAACTGCATCGGCCAAGTGCTGCTGGCCAAGCGCATGGGCAAAAAACGCCTGATCGCCGAAACCGGCGCCGGCATGCACGGCGTGGCCACTGCCACCGTCGCCGCACGCTTCGGGCTACCCTGCGTGATCTACATGGGTGCAACCGACATCGAGCGCCAGCAGGCCAACGTGTTCCGCATGAAGCTGCTGGGCGCCGAGATCGTCCCGGTTACTGCCGGCACCGGCACACTGAAAGACGCAATGAACGAAGCCCTGCGCGACTGGGTCACCAACGTCGACGACACCTTCTACCTGATCGGTACCGTGGCCGGCCCGCACCCGTACCCTGCAATGGTCCGCGATTTCCAGTCGATCATCGGCAAAGAGACCCGCGCCCAGTTGCAAGAAAAGGAAGGTCGCCTGCCCGACAGCCTGATTGCCTGTGTTGGCGGTGGCTCCAATGCCATGGGCCTGTTCCACGAATTCCTCGAAGACGAGAGCGTCAAGATCATTGGTGTGGAAGCCGGTGGCCATGGCGTGAACACCGGCAAGCATGCGGCCAGCCTCAACGGCGGCGTACCCGGCGTGCTGCACGGCAACCGTACCTACCTGCTACAGGACGATGACGGCCAGATCACTGACGCCCACTCGATTTCGGCCGGCCTCGACTACCCGGGCATCGGCCCCGAGCATGCCTACCTGCATGAAGTGAAGCGTGTGGAGTACGTCAGCATCACTGACGATGAGGCCCTCGACGCGTTCCACGCCACCTGCCGCCTGGAAGGCATCATCCCTGCCCTGGAAACCTCGCACGCCCTGGCAGAAGCGATCAAGCGCGCGCCGAACCTGCCCAAGGACCACCTGATGGTCATCTGCCTGTCAGGCCGTGGCGACAAAGACATGCAAACCGTGATGAACCACATGGCCGCCCAGGAGAAACAGGCATGA
- a CDS encoding LysR family transcriptional regulator has translation MAHDLPPLNALRAFESTARLNSVSQAAEALHVTHGAVSRQIKVLEEHLGVALFVKDGRGIKLTDAGVRLRDASGEAFDRLRSVCAELSRDVSEAPFVLGCSGSLLARWFIPRLGRLKADLPELRLHLSAGEGDLDPRRPGLDALLVYAEPPWPADMQVHVLAEERIGPVLSPHFTGFERLRSAPTVALLDEALLHTTSRPQAWPTWAGQQGLDPAALQYGQAFEHLYYLLEAAVAGLGVAIAPQPLVADDLRAGRLSAPWGFSPTAAALALWVPRRAADGRAEQLAQWLRRELERQAG, from the coding sequence ATGGCCCACGACCTCCCTCCCCTGAACGCCCTGCGGGCCTTCGAATCCACCGCCAGGCTCAATAGCGTCAGCCAGGCTGCCGAAGCGCTGCATGTGACTCATGGCGCCGTGAGCCGGCAGATCAAGGTGCTGGAGGAACACCTGGGTGTGGCCTTGTTCGTCAAGGACGGGCGTGGCATCAAACTCACAGATGCCGGGGTCAGGCTGCGTGATGCCAGTGGTGAAGCGTTCGACAGGCTGCGCAGTGTCTGCGCCGAACTCAGCCGGGATGTCAGCGAGGCGCCATTCGTGCTGGGGTGCTCGGGTAGCCTGCTGGCGCGATGGTTCATTCCCCGGCTTGGGCGCCTGAAAGCAGACCTACCAGAGTTGCGGCTGCATCTGTCAGCAGGGGAAGGCGACCTTGATCCGCGTCGGCCGGGGCTCGATGCGCTGCTGGTGTATGCCGAACCCCCTTGGCCTGCGGACATGCAGGTACATGTATTGGCCGAAGAGCGTATCGGGCCAGTGTTGAGCCCACACTTTACCGGTTTCGAGCGGTTGCGCAGTGCGCCCACCGTGGCGCTGCTGGACGAAGCCTTGCTGCATACCACCTCACGCCCGCAGGCGTGGCCGACCTGGGCCGGACAACAGGGGTTGGACCCGGCTGCACTGCAGTATGGGCAGGCCTTCGAGCATTTGTATTACCTGCTGGAGGCGGCTGTGGCAGGGCTGGGGGTGGCTATCGCACCGCAGCCGCTGGTGGCGGATGACTTGCGTGCCGGGCGACTCAGCGCACCGTGGGGCTTTTCCCCTACTGCAGCGGCGCTGGCACTTTGGGTGCCACGGCGCGCCGCAGACGGGCGCGCCGAGCAGCTGGCGCAGTGGCTGCGCCGCGAACTGGAGCGGCAGGCAGGTTAG
- a CDS encoding DUF883 family protein, with protein sequence MHRNSLRKTSLESMEAEIESLLKSLESLKHDASEESQKSVKAIRSNAESALKHSRSLLSDAYEEVKTRTRQTGIATRDYAQEHPVTTAGVAIGALGLLAAYLLYRRN encoded by the coding sequence ATGCACCGCAATTCGCTGCGTAAAACATCCCTGGAAAGCATGGAAGCGGAGATCGAAAGCCTCCTTAAGAGCCTGGAGAGCCTCAAGCATGATGCGTCGGAGGAGTCGCAGAAGTCTGTGAAGGCAATCCGCAGCAACGCCGAAAGCGCGTTGAAACACTCGCGCAGCCTGCTTAGCGATGCTTATGAGGAAGTGAAGACCCGCACCCGCCAGACCGGTATCGCAACCCGTGATTATGCTCAGGAGCACCCGGTGACCACTGCTGGCGTAGCCATCGGCGCGCTCGGCCTGCTCGCGGCGTACCTGTTGTACCGCCGCAACTAA
- a CDS encoding dodecin: MTDHHTYKKIELVGSSTTSIEDAINNALAEAAKSIKHLEWFEVVDTRGHIEGNKVAHFQVTLKVGFRIANS, translated from the coding sequence ATGACCGATCATCACACCTACAAGAAGATCGAGCTGGTAGGTTCCTCGACCACCAGCATCGAAGACGCAATAAACAATGCCTTGGCCGAAGCGGCCAAGAGCATCAAGCATCTGGAATGGTTCGAAGTGGTCGACACCCGTGGCCACATCGAAGGCAACAAGGTGGCGCACTTTCAGGTCACGCTCAAAGTGGGCTTCCGCATCGCCAATAGCTGA
- a CDS encoding DUF1161 domain-containing protein, with translation MKKLILAVGLMTLAGGALAAGKPCEELKAEIAAKLDAKGVKGYTLEIVSKGDPAGKVVGSCEGGSKEIVYRRG, from the coding sequence ATGAAGAAACTGATTCTGGCGGTGGGCCTGATGACGCTGGCGGGTGGCGCGCTGGCGGCGGGCAAGCCTTGCGAGGAGCTCAAGGCCGAGATTGCCGCGAAGCTGGATGCCAAAGGTGTGAAGGGCTACACACTTGAGATCGTCAGTAAGGGAGACCCCGCTGGCAAGGTTGTGGGGAGCTGTGAAGGTGGCAGCAAGGAAATTGTCTACCGGCGTGGTTGA